The following nucleotide sequence is from Flavimarina sp. Hel_I_48.
TCGGAAAAAGCACAAACGCCGCCGGTCTTCAAAAATTGACAGGAAGATACTATGGCACTTTCTAAAAAGGGTAAATGGTTGCTTAATGGAGGGCTGGGCGCTGTTCTTTTTGGCTCAGGTCTCAGCCTGGCGATTGAATCTGGCTTTTGGAAACATAGTTCTGAACCCTGGTATTTTTGGGTTTTGGGTGGAACTGCGGGAATAGGTCTTACACTTAGTGGTGTGATTTTGTTGATTCGCACCGGGATTTTAAAAAGAGAATTGGAAACCAGTTCGAAGAAATGAATTTGAAAAGCCTCACAGATTTGAAATCTGAGAGGCTTTTACTTTTACTCTGATTTGATGCCAAAATCCTACTCGCTTTCCTGTCGAAACCACGTCAAAACAAAAGTCATGATCCGACCAACCAGAAAGACAAAACCTCCAAAAATCACTGAAAGTAAGGTGATTTTAAGTCCACTTGCAAAGACTTGCGGTTCTACGTCGTTTAAGGATTCAAAAGAATCAAAAACCTGAATAAGCCCCAGCCATTGGTTGAACAATCCTATAGTTAAAGCGATCAGGGCAAGCTGATTGATTAATTTGATCAGCTTATCAAAAATGGTTTTTGGTGCTTTCAGTTTTAAAAAAGCACGCACAATTAAAAATAGCATGATCAGAAAACTGATCACGATCAGGCTCATGGCAAATGTGCCACCCTCTTGAATGCGTTCTCCCAGAACCCCGAAAAAACCTTTGCTTTGTAAAGCGATACGTGTTGATAAAAGCATAATTTATTTTATTTAAGATTACAGGATCAAAACTATTATCAAACTAGCGCCTTTCCGTTATTTTGCGATCACCTGCAGTTTTTGAACCCTATTTAACCATTTTGGACTGAATAGCGAAGAATCCGGTGAATTCACGCTCAAAACCGGTGATCTACCGCAAAAATTTTTAAATATTCTACAGAAGTGCCATATTTAAGGAGTGTATGAAAAAAAGTGGATTTCTAAAATATGCTATTAAAAAAATTGTACTGCATGGCCTGTTCTGGAGTGCAGTATTGCTGTATTTTACCTTTTTTTTCGGACTGGAAGATGCCACTTTCAAAACCGTATGTACATTCTCATCTTTTTTATTGCCCGTGACCATGGCAACGACCTATGTTTTTGTATATCATTTGATACCGCACTATTTGTTGCCTGGCAAATATTACGAATTTGTACTGTATGCCATTGCCACCTTTATTATTTCCTCCAGTTCTATTATGTATTCGGCTTTTTATGGCCTGAATTTGAGCGCTTCAATGGCTCTTGGCAAAGAATTTCCAATCACTAAAAGTCTGCTTTTTATAAATATTGTGGTTTATCTGGTCGTGATTTTAGCAAGCGCCTTTAGTTTGCTCAAAACAAATTATAAAACCCAAACCACGAATGAGATTCTAAAAAATAAAATCCTTAGTGGTGAACTTCAGCTCAAAAAGCAGGAATTGACCTATTTAAAAATGCAGGTGCACCCGCATTTTCTTTTCAATACGCTCAATACACTTTATGGATTTGCGCTTAAAAAAAGTGATGAAACCCCAGAGCTGATCTTGAAACTTTCCAGCCTGCTGGATTATATTCTATATCAAACCCCAAAAGCAAAGGTTCCACTAAATCAAGAAATAGAGCACATTCAGGATTATATCGCGCTTGAACAAATGCGTTTTAAGAATAACCTGCAAATTGATTTTAAATGCGATCCCATTGCCGAAGAGCTTGAAATTGCACCTATGATCCTGCTTCCATTTATTGAAAATAGTTTTAAGCACGGCAAACGGAGCGATGGTTCCATAAATGTTGCAATTCACCTTAAAATCAGTCAAAAAAAGTTCTTTTTTTGGATAAAAAACTCAAAAATAACCCCATTAAATGATCAAAAAGAACCATTTTCTGAACCACGAAAAAGTGGAATTGGTCTTGAAAATATAAAAAAGAGGTTGGCTATTGTGTACAAGAATGCGCACCAACTTGATATCAGGAACGAACCAGATTTTTATGAAGTGTCCTTAACCCTAAATCTTGCAAATGTCTAAGATAAACTGCCTGGCCATTGATGATGAGCCCATCGCGCTTGAGATTATTTCCGGTCATCTTTCTAAAATTGACAGGCTGCATCTTGTGGCGACCTGTACAAACGCCACGGAAGCTTTTAATCATCTCAGTACTCAGCAAATTGATCTTATATTCCTTGACATCAACATGCCGGGAGTGACGGGTATAGCATTTGCCAAAGCCATAAACCCACAGACAAAAATTGTATTTACAACGGCCTACCGCGAGTATGCCATTGATGGATTTGATTTACAGGCCGTGGATTATTTACTCAAGCCCATCTCGTTTCCGCGCTTGTTGAAAGCGGTAGAAATCTATTTAAAACTGCATCAAAATACCATTCCCACTTCTGAAAAAGCACTACACGAAGCTGAATTTATTTTTGTGAAAATGGATAGGCAAATGGTCAAAATCAGTTTTGATTCTATTTTATATGTGGAAAGCCTAAGCGATTATATTCAAATATATACGCTGGAAAAAACCTATGTGGTAAGGGAAAAAATTAGCAGTATCGAAAAAAAATTGCCCAAAGGAAAGTTTTTAAGGATTCACCGCTCCTTTATTATCGCCCTTGCAAAGATTGAATCCTACACGCACGAACAACTCGTGATCAACGCCAATTCGATCCCCATAAGCCGAAGCTACCGGGATATGGTGCTTCAAAAATTAGGTGAATTTCACTAAAAATAGCATGTTTTACGCACTTTTTAGCTCATTTTAGATCAAAAATGGATCAATTACCCGAACGAGTAGGAATAAACTGTTTCTTGGGAGCGGCACTTTATTTCAGATAAGTATATCACAGGATTCTTCTAAAAATAGAATGTATTTTTAAGTGTTCTTTAGTAGTATACAATCCATTTTAATTTAATTTCAGTAGTTCTAAAAACAAACTGGATGAGTATTGAAATTATCGAGGTTTTTGCCATACTGGCTATTACTATAATTCTCTTTGTGACCGAATTTTTCCCGGTAGATAAGATCGCATTTTTCCTGATTGTTTCCCTTACGCTCTTTAAGCTCGTAGAACCCGAAGAAGCCATTACTGGGTTCGCAAATCCCGCCACCATAACCGTGCTCTGTTTGATGATTCTTGCCATAGGCCTTGAAGAAAATGGCGTAATTGCCTGGCTTTCCAGAGGGTTGCGTAAAATGAGCGTATTGCCCCTTTTGATAATTACCCCGGCGTTTATGGTGATTACGGCCAGTATTTCCGCATTTATCAGCACCACTGCTGTTGTTATAATCTTTATAAAAATCGTATTCCAACTCGCGGAGCGCTATGATATACAAACTTCGCGTCTGCTTATGCCCATCTCCTTTGCCGGGATTCTGGGCGGGAGCTGTACCCTTATGGGAACTTCGACCAACCTTATCGTTAACGCGGTAGCCCAGGATCTGGGTGTTGAAAAGCTCGGTTTCTTTGAGTTCGCACCTTTTGGGCTGGCTTTTCTCTTGATTGGCATTGTTTATATTACCATTGCCGCCCGGTTTCTTCCCAAAGAAAATCCAGATCAATTGGAAAAAGCCTACAAACTTGATGAATTAGTGACCACTGTAGAAATAGGGGAAGAATCGGCGCTCGTGGGACAGCGCATAGAAAAGACATTTCTTTATGACAATCCAGATGTTTCCCTGATAAAACTAATGCGCGATGACGACGTTATCAATGCACCAGGGCGTTATATTACCCTAAAACCGGGTGATAAACTTGTGGTAATGTGTGATTTTGAAAACCTACTGCGCCTTTCTAAAGAAGAAGATTTTATAATTAATGAAACCCGAAACAGCGACGATAAGAAGAAGGCTATAAAAGACAAACAAGAAGTTGTTGCTGATGTAAATAAGAAAAGTGAAAAATCCAAAAAAGAAGAAAAAAAGGTAATCGATCAAAAAACGATCTACGCAGAACTTCTTATGCTTCCCGGCTCTTCCCTACTGGGCAAAACCTTGAAAGACCTGCGTGAATATTCCCTAAAAGGTGCGATCCCGCTGGGCATTAAAAAACGCAGAAACATTCGCAATACCAAAGAGCGACTGATAAGAAAAGATATAGATCAGATCCGGTTGAAACCTGGTGATCGTGTCCTTGTGGAAACCTCTATGCGACGGGTTGCCTCGCTAGAGGCTATTGAGAATGTGGCGATCCTGCAGGAGCATGACTTTACGCCTACCGCTTCCCAGGTAAAAAAGTACGGATCGCTGGGTATTTTGATACTGGTCATTGCACTGGCGTCTACCGGTGTGCTTTCCATATTATCAGCATCACTTTCTGGTGTTGCGCTTATGCTTGCGACCAATTGCCTGGCACTGGATAAGGTGTATAAAAAAGTGGACTGGCAAATCATTTTTCTTCTTGCGGGTATGATTCCGCTAGGTCTTGCCATGAACAACAGCGGCGCAGATGTATGGATCTCTGAAAATCTGCTTGCCCTTATGGAAGGGAAAGATGCCATTTTTACCCTGGGCGTTGTGTTCCTGGTCACCATGGTTATGAGCGGCACGGTTTCTAATAATGCTACCGCGATCATTATGGCTCCTATTGCCATTTCCATTGCCAGCGGACTTGATGCTTCGCCAAAACCTTTTATCCTTGCCGTAATGTTTGCGGCAAATTTCAGCTTTTTTACACCCGTAGGCTATCAAACGAATGCATTGATCTATGGAATGGGCGTCTACAAATTCAAACATTTTTTGATTATTGGCGGTATACTTTCACTGCTCCTGCTGGTTGCTGGCACACTTATGCTTTCCACAATGCTTACTTAAACCAAAAAGCTCATAGATAGAATGACTAGATCTTGTTCAAATTGGTTTGACCTCAATGAGCCTCACACCTATTCATTTTAATAGCGGCTGGGAACTTATTTTTTGAGGTATTTTTCTTCGGAAACAAGTACATAAACCAGTAAACATTTGGCGGCGTTATTATTCTATCCAGGTTCAGCGCTGTTGATTCTGCTACATAAAAAAACCTTCTCCTATTTTAGGAGAAGGTTTTATGGATTCAATACTGTCTGATTTTTTCAATCAATCAGGACAATGTTTTAAACTTTTTTTTAGATATGCAATGCTCTATCTGCGGTAGCCGCCAGCGCCGCTTCCTTCACGGCCTCGGCGTACGTAGGATGGGAATGTGACATGCGTGCAATATCTTCTGCACTTGCACGGAACTCCATTGCGGTAACCGCTTCCGCGATAAGATCTGCAACACGGGCACCTACCATGTGCACGCCCAGTACTTCGTCGGTTTTTTTATCTGCCAGGATTTTTACAAATCCGTCAGTATCACCACTTGCTCGGGAACGCCCCAGGGCACGCATGGGAAACTGTCCGCTTTTAAATTCTATCCCTTCTTC
It contains:
- a CDS encoding sensor histidine kinase → MKKSGFLKYAIKKIVLHGLFWSAVLLYFTFFFGLEDATFKTVCTFSSFLLPVTMATTYVFVYHLIPHYLLPGKYYEFVLYAIATFIISSSSIMYSAFYGLNLSASMALGKEFPITKSLLFINIVVYLVVILASAFSLLKTNYKTQTTNEILKNKILSGELQLKKQELTYLKMQVHPHFLFNTLNTLYGFALKKSDETPELILKLSSLLDYILYQTPKAKVPLNQEIEHIQDYIALEQMRFKNNLQIDFKCDPIAEELEIAPMILLPFIENSFKHGKRSDGSINVAIHLKISQKKFFFWIKNSKITPLNDQKEPFSEPRKSGIGLENIKKRLAIVYKNAHQLDIRNEPDFYEVSLTLNLANV
- a CDS encoding LytR/AlgR family response regulator transcription factor; this encodes MSKINCLAIDDEPIALEIISGHLSKIDRLHLVATCTNATEAFNHLSTQQIDLIFLDINMPGVTGIAFAKAINPQTKIVFTTAYREYAIDGFDLQAVDYLLKPISFPRLLKAVEIYLKLHQNTIPTSEKALHEAEFIFVKMDRQMVKISFDSILYVESLSDYIQIYTLEKTYVVREKISSIEKKLPKGKFLRIHRSFIIALAKIESYTHEQLVINANSIPISRSYRDMVLQKLGEFH
- a CDS encoding SLC13 family permease, which encodes MSIEIIEVFAILAITIILFVTEFFPVDKIAFFLIVSLTLFKLVEPEEAITGFANPATITVLCLMILAIGLEENGVIAWLSRGLRKMSVLPLLIITPAFMVITASISAFISTTAVVIIFIKIVFQLAERYDIQTSRLLMPISFAGILGGSCTLMGTSTNLIVNAVAQDLGVEKLGFFEFAPFGLAFLLIGIVYITIAARFLPKENPDQLEKAYKLDELVTTVEIGEESALVGQRIEKTFLYDNPDVSLIKLMRDDDVINAPGRYITLKPGDKLVVMCDFENLLRLSKEEDFIINETRNSDDKKKAIKDKQEVVADVNKKSEKSKKEEKKVIDQKTIYAELLMLPGSSLLGKTLKDLREYSLKGAIPLGIKKRRNIRNTKERLIRKDIDQIRLKPGDRVLVETSMRRVASLEAIENVAILQEHDFTPTASQVKKYGSLGILILVIALASTGVLSILSASLSGVALMLATNCLALDKVYKKVDWQIIFLLAGMIPLGLAMNNSGADVWISENLLALMEGKDAIFTLGVVFLVTMVMSGTVSNNATAIIMAPIAISIASGLDASPKPFILAVMFAANFSFFTPVGYQTNALIYGMGVYKFKHFLIIGGILSLLLLVAGTLMLSTMLT